Genomic DNA from Candidatus Nanopelagicales bacterium:
TTCTCTTCGTGTTCGGCTGACAAGCAGTGAACAGAATGGGCTCAGTGCCATCAAGAAGCCTTCGTACATCTTGCAGGCTTCTGCCCACAACAATGGATCAATTGATCTGATTGCGCGAAGATTCGTTCCGATGTCTTCCGTATCTACAGATACATGGAAACCACATGTGTAGTTAGTTATGGACTTTGTGGTTTTCTCTGTTTCTAGTAGATCGTATATGGTTCGCATCTGCTGTTCGATTGAGTCTCCACTCATCATTGGAGATATGAGTTCACCTGGATATAGCGCACCCGAACCGCTAACGGATCCATCTGATACCTTTCTCCAGTGAATGTCCATGGTGTGCAGGACGTATGGCTTTCCTGCATCCATGCATTCAAGTTCGCATCCAGTGAACCTGCGAGTGAACCGTGATTCTTTGCCATCGATAATTGCAGGATGGCGACGGCGAGCGTTTGGAATGCGTAGCCGCGGACGCGGCGGCGGGCGGGTTCCTCCGTGTTCTCCTCGGTGCGGGACTTGGTGAACCCGTTGAACCCCTCGATGGTGTTCCGGAGCGTCCCGTAGACGGCTTGCCATTCCGGGGACTTGTAGCGGAGGTCCTGGAAGTACTTGGCGATGTTGCTGTTGCCTGCGTGCCGCGGTGCGATGGGGATGGTGATGCTGGTGCTGTTGGTGCAGCAGACGTCGGGGTCTGTGGGCGGGTTGAGGATGCGGGTGCGGGTTGTCGGCAGTCCGAGGTTCACCGGGGCGCCGGTGGTCTGGGCGAGGGGGCAGGTGGCGGTGGCGCCGGGGCCGCGGGCGGGGCACATCCAGGCGGTGTTCCCGTCCGGGGTGGGGGCGTGTTTGGGCCGGAACGCGTAGCGGGCGCGTTGCGCGATACGGGCGTCGTACACGTCGTCGGTCGATGGTGTGTGCGCGGTCGGTCGATGGTGGCGTCGATGAGGGGTTGCGGCATTGATGGGCAGTACCAGTTGCCCTCGACGAGGATTGCGCCGCCGTATTCGGCTTGGATGCCGAGTTGGTCGTCGCGGTAGTCGCTGCACAGGGTGTATCCGAGTGCGCGGGCTGGGAGTTGCAGTTTCTCGGGTTTGGCGCCGGGCAGGTAGGCACGGTCGGCGGCGAGTGTCCCGGCAGGGTGGCCGCGTTCGTTGAGGGATTGCAGCAGGGTGGTGGCGTTCTCGCCGATGTTCTGCGCCGGTTTGTCCACGGTCATCGCGAGAACGAGGAGGGGAAAGTCGGCGGGCTGCCCGGGGTCGCTGGCGGTCATCACCGCAAGGTGCGCCTCGTAGCCGAAGTACGACTCGTTCCTGTTCGTGGTCGGGTCCTGACGTACGTACCATCCGGCGACAGTTTCCGGACTCATCTTGTCGTCGCTGCTGTCCTTGTTCGGTTTGGGTTTCGGGTGGCCCGCGTTTCCCCCAGGTGCGTACCAGCGTCGCGTCGATGCACACGTTCCCGTTCCAGCGGGACACGAACATCGTGCGGGACGAGCCGCGCGGATGCCTCCAACAGGGCTGTCGGTGACGTGCTGCACCCGCTTGACGCGGTGGGCGACGGTCTGCGGGTCAAGGTTGGCCAGCAGCGTCTCCCGTTCGGTGCGGGTGACGCGCCGTCCAGGTGTCGGGTACGGCTCAATCACGTTCAGCATCCACTGGATACGCCGGTACACCCGGTGGTAGAACGCGTCGTCGGTCACGGCCTCTCGCGCCCTGGGCAGGCCGAGGAGGTCACGGGCCGGGGTGTGGAGCCGCTTGTGCAGCGCCTCGGCGACGCGGCTGACGCGAGCGGCGGCTCCCCGGACACCGCCAACGCGACCAGCACCACGAGAACGGGCCGGACGTCCACGGTGCCGGGCCTGCCGCCCCGGGTCTGCCCAATCCGGATGGTCATCCCGATACCACTGCTCCCACTGGGCCACCAGACCGGATCGCGTCCACCAGGGCGGCAGCGCCCCGGACAACCCGGTCGGACAGGTAGCCGCCGCCGGGACTCCGGCGGTTCACCATCGACCGGCAGGCACAGCAGATCAGCCAACGCCACACCAAGGTCGTCGGCAGTGTTCTGCTGGGCTGCTGTCAGTCACGGCTGGCTCGGCACCGCCCGTCGCCGTCGCGGAACGCCGCCCGGTACACCTTGACGTCCGCGTCCGGAACGAACCGCAGATAGCGGTTCAGGGCCTCCAACGAGTCCACCCCTGCGGCCTGCATCAGGGCCTTAACCGGGCTACCCGCGGCAAGGTGTCCGACAATCCAGGTGACCCGCATCCGTTGCAGGCTGGGGTGCACCCTGGCCGATGTTCGTCTGCCCGCACGAAGTTCGCCGACGAGTGTTCTTGTGTGAGTTCTTGCGGCGGGGCCCACCGAACACATACAGGTCGGGGCGCATCGCCGCATCCGCCACGTCGATGAGTACCGACTCCCACTCCGCCAGGACGGGCACCAGCCGGGCACGGCGTCCCGACGACCTCCACGAGCACCCCGTCGGCGTCACACGTGCAGATGCACCGCATGCGCAAGTCCGCGACCTCCGCCGCGGACAGCCCCGCACCGAGCCCCAGCGCCAGCAGAACGTGGCAGTTGCACCGACCTGGTACTGAGTGATCTGACCAGCTGCCCACGACCGCAACGCCGACACTGCTCACGTCGCCGTGTACGGCGGAAGCGGGTGCGCGGCCCACGTCGGAGCGGAGCCTGACCGGCTGCGAACCGGGCGGCATCAACTCGTCCGACATCCGCAGCAGCAGGGAGCGGGCGTTCGCCGCTGTCGGGCGGCTCCAATCCGGACAGCCATGCGTCGATGAACTCCGCGATGACGTCCGGGTGAAACACGACACCGCGTTCCAACGGCAGACCGGCGGTGCACGCCAACACCAGCGGACGTGCCGCGAGCAGACTCTCAGGAGCACCCGAGGGGCGTAAGGAATCCTGCCCATGCAGTCAGCGACCGCGGCCCGTACGAACTCGGTGAATGGCAGCCCAGTCCTCCGGCGGGAGTTCCGGGGTGTAGTCGGCGATGTGCGGTGGCCACAGCATCCCCCTCAACACTGCTGTTGGTTGTTACCACCATTGTTGCTTCCGGCGACCAAAATTGGAAGCCCGTCCCCGCAGCCGTCCGTAACAACCACCAGCCGAGGCCGACGCCCTACGCTGGACGTATGCCCAGACCCCACCGCCCCGCCCCCGCGGACAGCGTGGACAACTGGCCCAACACCCCCAGCGCCACCCCCGAGGTCGAAACCGCCCGACACGTCGCCCTCAACCTCCGAGCCGCCCTCGACGGCATCAGCCTCCGCCAAGCCAACCGGGCCTACCGGCGTCGACCACACCACCATCGCCGCCATCCTCAACGGCACCGTCTGGCCCGACCTCCACACCCTCGCCCGCCTCGAACACGGACTCCACACCCGCGCTCTGGCCCGCGAGCACGACCCGGAACGCCCGGCGAACCGTAACGCCCGCCGCACCTCCCGCGACAACCGACCAGCCACCACACCTGCTCCTGTTCCCGACCCCACTCAGGGCCGCACAGAAGAAATGGGTCTCCGGACGCGCCAACCTAACACTCCGAGGTACGGCACATACGTCTAACAGGTCGTTATAGTCCCCCTATGGCAGGCGATCAGCCCGAATCAGTGCCTGAAACCGCATCGCCGGACATCTCGCTCCGGGGTACGAACGTACCCTGGAAAGAGTGTCGGTGTACCCCTGACACTGCCGTTCGGGCACTGTGCGACGCGTGCCAGAAACACCGTAAGGCCGTCATCAACAGGATGAAGCAGCGCACCAGACGCGCCCGGAAAGCCAAACGCGACTACACGCCGGGCACGATCACCCTCACCCCCGACCAGGCCCAACAGATCGTCGGGGCGCTCGCCGAGATCAACACCATGCAACTCGCCGTCCTAGACCGGGTTGCCCTCTCCGGGAACCCGCTACGCCCCGACACCGCAGCCCTATTCCGGGCCATCGCTGAACTCCGAGCCGCGATCCAACCCACACTCGCGACCGCCGAAGAGGAACGCATTGAACTGAAACGGCCACGCAACTGGAAAGAAGCCCAAGCCCGCATCCGCACCGACCTTGACCAAACCCACCAGCACGTCTGAAACACTGCCAACAGCCCGACCGACGAAGGGGGAACTCGGTGAAACCACGCCTGGAACTGGTGTGGCCCGGCAAAGACCAGTTCCTCCTCACACCAGCCGACCAGACCGGGAAACCCGTTTGGGTGCCCCACGATCACCCGGCAGCCCGCGAAGTCCGCACCGCTGACTGGCAAAGCGCCCACGGCGAAGTGAACCCCGACGACCCGTACAGCGACAACCTCCTGTTCGTCGGCGACAGCCTCGACGTGCTCCGCGTACTGTGCGAGGTGCCCGAGTACCGGCGGCACTACCGCGGCAAAGTCAAGTTGATCTACATTGATCCGCCGTTCAACACCGGCCAAACCTTTGAGCATTACGACGACTGGATGGAACACTCCACCTGGCTGTCGTTTATCCGCGACCGGCTCGTGCTGATGAAAGAACTCCTCGCCCCCGACGGCAGCATCTGGGTACACCTGGACGACGCCGAACAGCACCGGATGCGCTGCCTCCTAGACGAAGTGTTCGGCGAGAGCAATTTCGTTGCCACCGTTGTCTGGCAGAAGATTCACGCGCGCAACAACTCGGCGATGCATTTCTCGGCGGATCACGATTTCATTCACATCTACGCGCGTAACGCACAGGCTTGGCGACCCGGCAGACTGCCGCGAACGGGGAAGAGCGACGCAGATTTCTGGAACCCTGACGATGACCCCAGAGGTCTCTGGCGACGAAGTGACCTGACCGCGTCCAAGCCGTACGCCGATGGGCACTACGCAGTAACCGGGCCTCACGGAGATGCGTTCACACCCCGGCCAGGTAGGCCGTGGGCTGTGTCCGAGGAGAACTTTGAGGCACTACGGGCGGACGACCGGATCTGGTGGGGCAAGACAGGCCGCACATTCCCGTTCCGCAAACGATTCAAGTCCGAACTCGGCGACCTTGTCCCCAACACAGTCTGGTTGCACGAAGACGTCGGCAACAACCGCGAAGCGAAAGGGGAACTGTCCAAACTGTTCGGCAAGGACGCGTTCTCGACCCCAAAGCCAGAACGCCTCCTCCAACGCATCATCCACGTGGCGACCAACCCTGGGGACATCGTGGTGGACGTGTTCGCCGGGTCGGGAACCACCGCCGCCGTGGCTCACAAGATGTGCCGCCGCTGGATAA
This window encodes:
- a CDS encoding site-specific DNA-methyltransferase, with amino-acid sequence MKPRLELVWPGKDQFLLTPADQTGKPVWVPHDHPAAREVRTADWQSAHGEVNPDDPYSDNLLFVGDSLDVLRVLCEVPEYRRHYRGKVKLIYIDPPFNTGQTFEHYDDWMEHSTWLSFIRDRLVLMKELLAPDGSIWVHLDDAEQHRMRCLLDEVFGESNFVATVVWQKIHARNNSAMHFSADHDFIHIYARNAQAWRPGRLPRTGKSDADFWNPDDDPRGLWRRSDLTASKPYADGHYAVTGPHGDAFTPRPGRPWAVSEENFEALRADDRIWWGKTGRTFPFRKRFKSELGDLVPNTVWLHEDVGNNREAKGELSKLFGKDAFSTPKPERLLQRIIHVATNPGDIVVDVFAGSGTTAAVAHKMCRRWITAELSPKTVEAFTEARLVKVVEGDDLGGITTDQNWQGGGGFRTVSIGPNLYADTPYGTLLAETGTGERFARAMAGNSDSTINRTRLRSAVSEAGCGSPS